Proteins from a genomic interval of Candidatus Poribacteria bacterium:
- a CDS encoding branched-chain amino acid ABC transporter substrate-binding protein, which produces MKARRIVGIATVLMCALLASTSCGRKDTTSTIRIGVAAPLTGSGATYGALIRMGAELAQEEINAAGGIQGKQLELVFGDDQAREDQAVAVATKFSNDPSIVAVVGHFNSICSMAGKPIYQRAKVVEFSPGSTNVDVTKGSEWTFRNLYHDDYQGTFLASYAKRVLNLSRIAVFFDNDDYGSGLKNAFMKEAEAVGLEIVGTPEAYQREQTLDFSSAIDKFAALKPDAVFIAGLYNEAASIVKQTREKGVNVPFLAADGVSSQGYIDIAGEAAEGTYITTPFIVHPDIGGPAAQAFRVAFEAKFKQVPDTWAALTYDAVKQTVAAITKVGANRQAIRDEFAATTSAETAYQGVTGPTYFDENGDCLKPAYVTVVKDGEFVPAEKQAQ; this is translated from the coding sequence ATGAAAGCACGCCGGATCGTAGGCATCGCGACGGTACTCATGTGCGCGTTGTTGGCATCGACAAGCTGCGGCAGGAAGGATACGACTTCGACCATCCGAATCGGCGTAGCGGCGCCACTGACGGGTAGCGGCGCGACGTACGGTGCGCTCATCCGAATGGGGGCAGAACTGGCGCAGGAGGAGATCAACGCGGCTGGCGGGATCCAGGGCAAGCAGCTCGAGCTCGTCTTCGGCGATGACCAGGCGCGCGAGGACCAGGCGGTGGCAGTCGCCACGAAGTTCTCCAATGATCCCTCCATCGTCGCCGTGGTTGGTCACTTCAACTCGATCTGTTCCATGGCGGGCAAGCCCATCTACCAGCGCGCGAAGGTCGTGGAGTTCTCGCCCGGATCAACGAACGTCGACGTCACGAAGGGCAGTGAGTGGACGTTCCGAAACCTCTACCACGACGACTACCAGGGCACGTTCCTCGCCAGCTACGCGAAGAGAGTTCTGAACTTGAGCAGAATCGCGGTATTCTTTGACAACGACGACTACGGCAGTGGGCTCAAGAACGCCTTCATGAAGGAGGCAGAGGCGGTCGGGTTGGAGATTGTCGGGACACCGGAAGCGTATCAACGCGAGCAGACTCTCGACTTCTCGTCCGCCATCGACAAGTTCGCGGCACTGAAGCCGGACGCCGTCTTCATTGCTGGTCTCTACAACGAGGCTGCGTCCATCGTGAAGCAGACGCGGGAGAAGGGCGTGAACGTTCCGTTCCTGGCGGCGGACGGCGTGAGCTCCCAGGGCTACATCGACATCGCCGGCGAGGCGGCCGAGGGAACCTACATCACGACGCCCTTCATCGTGCATCCCGACATCGGCGGACCTGCCGCGCAAGCGTTCCGCGTGGCGTTCGAGGCGAAGTTCAAGCAGGTTCCCGATACTTGGGCGGCGCTCACCTACGACGCTGTCAAGCAGACCGTCGCGGCGATCACCAAGGTCGGCGCCAACCGCCAAGCCATCCGCGACGAGTTCGCCGCGACGACCTCCGCCGAGACCGCGTACCAGGGGGTCACGGGT
- a CDS encoding deoxyguanosinetriphosphate triphosphohydrolase, with protein MADKTVREQSEDLEDAFLSPYALRSRESRGRAHPIDPCDVRTEFQRDRDRILHSKAFRRLKGKTQVFLAPLGDHYRTRLTHTLEVSQIARTIARGLRLNEDLTEAIALSHDLGHTPFGHAGEGVLARYHPDGFRHDEQSLRVVDFLENEGTGLNLTYETRDGISAHSKGKGPIAPSGAATRSCEGVVVRYADVIAYLNHDIEDALRAEVLDSKDLPAEPLRVLGSSRGERIGTMVTSVIIASQGRGTVTMSSDVLAASEALKGFMYERVYPAESLLAEVRKAMGILEALMEYYVANPADLPPFYADIAEAQGAHRAACDYVAGMTDRFALDLYTERFIPKVIGYS; from the coding sequence GTGGCGGACAAGACCGTGCGTGAGCAGTCCGAGGACCTGGAGGACGCCTTCCTCTCGCCGTATGCGCTGCGCAGCCGCGAATCACGCGGGCGGGCTCACCCAATCGATCCGTGCGACGTCCGGACCGAGTTCCAGCGGGACCGCGATCGCATTCTCCATTCCAAGGCGTTTCGCAGGCTCAAGGGCAAGACCCAGGTCTTTCTCGCGCCGCTCGGTGATCACTATCGCACCCGATTGACGCACACGCTGGAGGTGTCTCAGATCGCCCGTACCATCGCGCGCGGGCTGAGGCTCAACGAAGACCTGACCGAGGCGATTGCGCTGAGCCACGATCTGGGTCACACGCCGTTCGGACACGCGGGCGAAGGTGTTCTCGCCAGATATCATCCCGACGGATTTCGTCACGACGAGCAGTCACTGCGGGTTGTGGACTTCCTCGAGAACGAGGGCACCGGGCTCAACCTGACGTATGAGACTCGCGACGGCATCAGCGCGCACTCGAAGGGCAAGGGCCCTATCGCGCCGAGCGGCGCGGCTACGCGGAGCTGCGAAGGCGTTGTCGTGCGCTATGCGGACGTCATCGCCTATCTGAACCACGATATCGAGGATGCCCTCCGAGCCGAGGTGCTAGACTCCAAAGACCTGCCAGCGGAACCTCTTCGTGTGCTCGGATCAAGCCGTGGCGAGCGCATCGGCACGATGGTCACGAGCGTCATCATTGCGAGTCAGGGACGAGGCACCGTCACGATGAGCTCGGATGTGCTCGCGGCTTCCGAAGCGCTCAAAGGGTTCATGTACGAACGCGTCTATCCGGCGGAATCGCTGCTGGCGGAAGTGCGGAAGGCGATGGGCATCCTCGAAGCGCTGATGGAATACTACGTCGCCAATCCTGCCGACCTTCCTCCGTTCTACGCGGACATCGCCGAAGCCCAGGGCGCTCACCGCGCTGCCTGTGACTACGTCGCAGGCATGACCGACCGATTTGCGCTAGACTTATACACCGAGCGATTCATCCCGAAGGTGATCGGCTACTCGTAG